The genomic stretch CCCAAGGCCTTAATAAATGTCTGTGACACAGAAACAAGATGATGTTTCATGTCACACGGCAGCAACCCCTGATGGATCCACTTAGGCCTTGTTATAGATAAGACAGTTGGAGCCCCTGTCCTCAGCCCCCTAAACCAATGTAAACTGGGACACAGAATCCAGCTACTGAGATTCTCCCTGCCCTAAGCCCCAGCAACCTGCTTTATGAGGACATCAAGTCCTTTGGGTACCCCAGGAGAGGTTCCACCTCAACTGAGTTCAGGTGAGCCCTGCTTGGAAGCTGCAGGTAGCCATGGGCTACATCCATGTCCCCTGCAGTCTCTCCAAGACTGAAGGTGGCCCCTGGACCTCTTTTTCCTTGCTCAATCCCTTAgaacctcccccgccccctactcctttctcttttgttccccTTCCCTAAGGTCAGCCCCTCTCCACCTTGTCCTCAGCAAAGTCTTATGTAGTGTCTCTCAGGTCCCCAGACAAGCCTGGGACTGTAGAGAGCTGGGGTCCACGGTACAGCACATGACACATTCCCAGCCTTTTGTCCCTGTCCTGCCACAGTGACGCACGCTTCCATCACCCTCAGCACAGCTTGTTCTTGTTCCTGGGCCACAAGGCATGGCATCACCTACTCTCAAACAAGCTTCCTGTACCGGGGTGGGGCCCCTGGGGTCAGCCTGGCACGTGTCTGAGCACCTGAGCCCAGGCACGTTGGGAGAGGGCCTAGGGCTCCTTGAGGATTTTCTCAGACTGCACAGGGTGTCACGGTCCTACTGCATCTTTGGACGGGAGTTCTTGACATCTTGAGGTTCTGCCTCTAAAACCCAGAGTCAAGGGAAGCTaagttttagaaaaaaaggaaTCACAACATTTACCCTGTGGCCAGGTTGGGCAGGGAACTAGGCAGGTGCCCCCAAAAAGCTGTGAGGCCTGCCCTGTGAGAAAGGGTTGCAGCCCTTCCCCGCTCCAGCAAACTGAGCCCTGTTTACTGCAGGGGCCTTTGCTGCCTGAGCATCCTTCCCTCAACTTGTCTGAGGTCCTTCAGGCCACGTGGCACTCAGAGCCTGAGTCATGCTGCCAGAGGGGCCTCACCAGGTTCTAGTCGGCCCCTACTATCCCCTGTCCTGCCTCATGTCCTGTCACACTCCAGGTCACCACACTACCTGTGACAACAGACCTGCCTCTCCTCTCGTGCCGTGGCCGCGGCAGGCTCAGCCACAGTCTTTCTAGTTGGGGGAGAAGGGCAAttacttctcttttatttaatatttattgggGTGGGTGTTTGagcatctgtacacacatgtgtgtatgccaaGGCATAGgtatgaagatcagaggacaactgtgcacattgatttctctcttttcactgtgtgggtcctagggtttgaactcaggtcgcCAGACTTAGCATTTTATACAAGCTCACCTGCCCAGGGCCAAGGATGGCTTCTGGGCCCAAAGTCTTGCCTCTGGCTTCCCCCTTACCCGGCTGTGACTTTGTTTTCCAGCCTGGGAAAAGTGACAAGGCACCCATCAGGAGTACTGGACTGGGTAAGGGCCCACAGGCTTTAGGGTCAACAGAGGTCTTGAGCCCTCTGGAGGACCTGCCTCATGGACATTGTCCCTGCCTGCTTTCTTGTCACCCTGAACCCAGGTGGAACCGAGACAGAACCAAACTCAGCTCTCCAGGCTTGGACCTTAGGGGAACCAGGCCGTTGCTATTGCAAGGAGTGGTGTCTCCAGTTGGGCCAGGCCAGAAGCTCCACTCATAGCTCAGTATAGAGTTGGCTCACAGCGGTGCTTCTCCCAGCCCTGGTGCAGTTGCTGTGGTCGCAGAAACCTGGCTCCCCTGGGGCTCCCACGAGGCCATgctggtggttcagtccctgTACACGTGCGGACTTAATGAATATTCCAGCCCAGCCTGCCACCCTGCCTAAGACGAGGCCCAAGCAGGCGAACAGATTCCTGGCTGGGGGAGCCGCCCTCACCCACAGGCAGTCCTGGCACTGGTACCTGCTGACTGAGGGATTTGGCTGTCACTGCTGCTGCCTTCCGCCTGTGGGACTTACATGGGCTGGGGCCACATTCTAAGAGAGGCATTGGTCATGGAATTTGTGAGACACAATGAAGTAACAAAGGGCTGATACCAGAAGACACACAAGTCATGCTGGTTACAATTGAAAAGAGAGGGCAACGGTGATTCCTGGAAGGGGAGGACATGGTTCCCAGGGACCAGGGTGTGGGTACCAAAAGCTCTGGGGACAAAGACCACCTGCTCCAACGATGTGCAACCCAGAGCCAAATACCTAGGAGTCCCCAGGAGGTGCTCAGGGTTGAAGGGAGCCCCCTGAGCCAAGCATCCCCAAAGAAGGAGACAGGCTGGTGGGACTTGGTGGGAAAGGATCaggcctgggcaggtggttctaaATGTGGTCCTGGCCTCAGTTCCCCCCATGGATGCTGTGGACTTGGGTCAAGGCTGAGTCTACAAACCACTAACTGTAAAGGGAGTTTCTGAGCCCCACCTGGCCCAGGCTCTCAGGACTGCCAACCCACATTCAGTTTTGCCCAGTCCAGGCAAGCTGTAAAGTGCCATGGAAAAAGCAAGctgtggtcctggggatggaCTTGTTGGTCTAGTATTCagaaagccctggatttgatcgcCAGCATCACATAAAAcgaggcatggtggtacacgggCTTAATATCAACACGCCAAGGttggatcaaaagttcaaagtcatcctcagaccTGGGTTAgctttccccagcacccacatggtggctcacaaccatctcagCAACTCTgatgccttctgacctctgtgggcccCAAGCATGCCCACGGAGATTCACATGCAAGCCAAACATTCGTACatgtaataaatcttaaaaatttaaaaacaaaggaagtcaCCCCCAGTTATATAGCAAATTCAAGGGCATTCTGGACTACACGAAACCTCGCTTCAAGGTTAAATAAGCCAATAAACACACAACTAAGATAGAGCCAATATCCTCTAAAGCAAGCACTCCAGTCCCAAGTTCACTTGGAGAGGCCTGAGGGCCCTGCAGGAAACAGCAGGGGCCAAGGGGCTCCAGACAGGGGGGCCTTTCCCACTCCCAGATGGACCTGTCTAAAGCCAAACTCCCTCCAACCCCACGTGTCCCAGCCAGGGCATCACGTCGCAGCTTGGTGGTCTCTCTCTCAGCTTTGGGGAGTTCTGTGATGAAGAATCTAGCTTGAACCTCAGCTTGGCCACAGGTGGAGTCAAAGGAGGTGTCCCTAGGACATAAGTATTGCAGAGCAAGTAGAGCCTGGCAATGAATGGGGTAGAGGGGAGACCTGATCGGGAGTGCCAGGGCCTGAGGGGAGAGGCGAGAGAAAGacggaggaagaagacagaaatggagtGTGGAACACAGTGGGCAAAGATGTTAAGGGTCAAAATAGGAATAAAagcagcacgcctttaatcccagcactcgggaggcagaggcaggcggatctctctgagttaggggccagcctggtctacagagtgagtttcaggacagccaaggctacacagaaagaccctgtctcacaacagaAAGCAGAAATTCCCACAAGAAGGGACTTAAATGACGTCAGGGGAGACGAAATGAGTCCTCAGTTGGCTTGGAATTTGGGGACCCTGTGTCAGCTCATGTGTGTTGTATGCTTACCACTCacacccatcccaccccacctgaccccacaccacaccacacacagtttCCTTCAGTTACCAGAATTCCTGGGTGCTCCAAGGCCCTTATATAAAATAGGTCAATATTTACTTATGACTCATCCTGtgtcctttttctcctctctccctccctgactcTCTTCTCCCTACCCCAGGATTGTACAgtgtagtctgggctggccttaaactcacaatcatcctgccccagcctcccaagtgctggggttagagctGTGTTTCACTTCCCATGGCCTTCTCATAGACTTCTGACATCTCTGGGTTGTTGGTAATTCCTAATACAAGTGCTGTGGAAATAGTATAATCTGCCCTAATCCAGCACTGACAAGGGAAGCCTGTGTGTGTTCAGTAGGAATGGAGTTGGCAgggccgggtgtgatggcgcatgcctttaatcccagctctcgggaggcagagacaggtggggcactgtgagtttgaggccaggaagGAGGAGTATGTTAACATGGTCCCCACTTTGAAGTGGCAATCACTGGCCAAATTTTGAAACGTTTGatcattaaaagcaaacaaacaaaaccagtgccCAAAAGTACAAtatggggtgcggggggggggggtgcctggagagatgattctgaggttaagggcactgactgctcctctagaggtctggagttcaattcccagcaaccacagggtggctcacaaccatctataatgtgatctgatgccctcttctggcctgcaggtgtacatgcggacAGAGCACTATAcgtaataaagaaataaatcttcttttaaaaagtacaatatggtggtgcacacctgcaatcccagcttgCTGCTCTTGGTGAGcgagagttcagttcccagtgcccacatcaggCGGTGATAACGATTGTAGCCTGTGGAATGCAGTAAGACACACGCCAATGCTTCGATAACTGAGCCAGTCGGTGGGAAGTTTGATGGGGGGGCATGTTTTTATTACACTGTATGTGTGAATAGACGTGTCAACAGTCATGTATGTGCTGGGATGCACAAAGGAAGGCCGGGGACCGCTCGCAGGAGTCAGTTCCTGCCTTCCAACATGTAGGTCCTAGGAACTGGACGCGGGTCgctaggcttggcagcaggctctTTATGTTGCTAAAGCCTTCTCACGGGCCCTGGAGGTATTTATTCACTCTCAAAGTATTTCTTGGGAAAGAGTAACTtggagctggagatgtggctcagtcgATGACAGCTTGCCTGGTATGTTTGAGGCACGAGCTCAGCCCCTCGAgttgctaaaacaaacaaaaactctatgCAGCCACCACCTAAACAACCAACGCTGACGTCATCATCAGGAAGCCAAGCCCAAAGCTCAGGTAGTGTCACCTGGGATGGCCCTGCTATATGGCCTAagcctgcatgtgtgttgtgttacatgcgtgtgtgagtgtgtgtgtgtgtgtgtgtgtgtgtgtgtgtgtgtgtgttttgttgatggtttttgggttttggatggttggttggtttttgtttttgttgggtttttttgagacaaggtttctctgtgtagccttgactgtcctggactcactttgtagaccaggctggcctcgaactcacattgatctgcctgcatctgcctcttgagtgctgagattaaatgtgtgtgctaccacacttggctcatgtgtgtgtgtgtgtgtgtgtgtgtgtgtgtgtgtgtgtgtggtgttttacatgcatatgtatgcacctgtgcagaggccagaagacaataaTGATGAATGTCCTCTGTTGCTTGCTGCCTTGTttccttgaaacagggtctctcactgaacatggagcttgCCATTTGTTGGTAAGGCTGGCCAGCCGTCGAGCCCCCAGGATTTTCCCATCTCAGCTGCACACGGGGCTGAGGTTACATGTGTCACAGCCAGATTTTCACATGCTAGAGTCCCCATGTCTGTGCAGTAAGTAATCTTTTTCACCAAGCCATTCCTCCGTCTCTTGTTTAAGACTGGGTCtcgcccggcatggtggcacacgcctttaatcccagcacttgggaggcaaaggcaggtagatcattgtgagttcaaggccagcctggtctacaaagcgagtccgggacagccaaggctacacaaagaaaccctgtcttgaaaaacaaaacaaaaagactgggtCTCACATagtcaaggctggtcttgaacacccCACCTGCTTCCCAGCTGTATGGCACTCTGCTCCAGATGAGGTGGAGAACTGATGAAAGGGACATTCCATCTATGTGACTTTCAGGAGCCTTTAACACGCTGGGTCTCGGTGGTTCAGTGTCGCAGCTGTTCGgagtcacccacactcctgtaagtgACCTCAATAAACTCACTGATTTGGGCAAGTGGAGGTAGGTTCATGTCCCCAGGAGACATAAGAGGCACAACACAGGCTGGAAAGAGACATAGCCAGGCCAGACCACAGCACGCTGGCGGCATCATGCCACTGAGGACACTGGACTGGGCCCTTTGGAACTGAGGAACAGTTGGGTAAGGTCTAGGGAGTGGGCGGTGGTAAAGCGTTAATGTGAACTTGCTGTCTAGGTGGCTCAGCCATGTTTGCCTGGAGAAATATGCTTGTTTATGGAAAATGAGCACAGAGTAAATTTTTTGAAGatctttgaaaaacagaaaacaaaaaaccgaatAGTCCTTAGTTTTATATGTGCAAAGTTTTTTTAGGTTTGCAATTGCTTCAGAacgtaggctggagagatggctcagaggttaagagcactggctgtttttccaaaggtcctgagttcaattcccagtaactacatggtggctcatacccatCTATAACAGGATttggtgagttggaggccagccacaAGATTGTCTCAGAGAAAAGTTCAAAAATGAAAGCATCAAATGTAGCAAGTctgtacacagcacacactcactgGCATGACAGCGACGTGGCTGCTGAGCTCACCGTATCTGCaggctcttctcttctcttcctgcagTTTCCTTCCGTACTCAAAAGgagcctcctccaggaagtcctccAGGAAGATGTCCTGAGAATTGGCAGCTTCTTGGTCCTGGCCTCCAGCTTTGTTTTAATCTACATTGCTTAGagcttgggaaagaaaggaaaaggttgaGCTATAACAtcctgcccccaaccccacccctaaCCTTGCAGCACCCTATGGTGGGGTGTACACCCACTTCCTCGGAATGGGTGCCTTCTTAGAAAATCACCACCCAAGGTCAAGTCCGTTCCCGTCAGCCTGACCCAGGATCTGAGCAGATCAGGTTCATCGGGTCTGCTCTGTGCCTCGCTGGGCGGCTCTCAGTCTGGCTCAGCAGCGAAAGGGACCTTTCTTAACTTCCGTGCTGTTCCAGAGAATGTGATTTCAAAAGCACACCCATCAGGTGTTGGCTGGCCTGCCGAAGAccaagtgcatgtgtgcactcaatTAGTCACtggctgcagctgcagcctctggggtgggggctgcagcGTGAGCAAGTGTAGAACATTTGCCCCAGGTTGGCCCCGACGAGTCAACACCACAGTGCTTTCCAAGCTTCTCCGGTGCAAGGAGCAGCACCTGTGTGCCCACTCTACAGATGAGCAAATGGAGCCACACGTCCCACCTCAGCCCCTCATCCACAGCACTCAGActcagtgaggtgtgtgtgtgtgtgtgtgtgtgtgtgtgtgtgtgtgtgtgtgtttgcacaaaCATATTTACTAACCAAAGGAATGAGCCTAGGTAAATCAACACTGTGACATGGGCTTCGTGTAACAAGTTTGTGATAAAGACAATTGAACACagtcatgaaaaataaaaccaaagcgaagtggggctagcaagatggctcagcggttaagagcactgcctgctcctcttccagaggtcctgagttcaattcccagtacccactataccctcaaatgccctcttctggtgtgcaggttgtacatgcagatagagcactcatatacataaaataaatataaccttttgaaaaaaccaaaaaaagaagcagCATGGATGTTTACAACCCGCTCGTTGAACTGAGCTTTCTCTCGCAGCTAACTCCCATCCAGGGACGGTGAGGAAGTCCTTACTCCACGTTTTCATAGACCCGAGTACAGGCAACCCTGTTCCTGACTCAATCCATCTTCAACTTCCCAACGGTCTTCCTGTGGTGCCATCCCACTACCAGGGCACCATCTCCAAAGGTACAGACTGTCTCGGGTTCTCTACCATCAGCTGTAGTTTCACCAGACTTCTCTCCCAGGGCACTAGAAAACCGTGTCCTCTTCAAAGTCCtctcgttttttgtttgtttttgtttttgggttttctttgcttgtattttttggtttggtttggtctgatttttttttccgagacagggtttctccgtgtagccttggctgtccgggactcactttgtagagcaggctggactcgaactcacagagatccacctgcctctgcttcccgagtgctgggattaaaggcgtgcgccaccacgctgggcaGTGCTCTCGGTTTTCATGGCGATATTGTTGCCGGCACATGTAATGATACAGTCTAGCTTGGCCATGGCACCCATTTTCCTAAGAGCCAGTCCTACTCCTACCTCCTTCCTGTACTCCGCAGAGCCGTGGCTTTCTGACAGGCGGCACTTACCCTTGAGGTTCCTAATGCTGGTCATGCAGGAGTGTGGACAGGCAAGCACGAAAACAGTGAGAAGACACCGTGTGGGGACACTGTCCTCTGTGTTGGGTACTTTGAAGATTTCTTTCGTGTGTATGAGGAGTGTGCATTGTGttcatgcctggtgtccacaaaGGTCACAAGGGGGCACTAAATCCCCCCAGaactagatggttgtgagctgccatgtgggtgctggaattgaacctgggtctcctTGCACGCGTAATAGGTgctctcaccactgagccatccctccagcctcaacTCACTCAGCATCCTATTTTCAAAGGTCTGTGCTGTTGACTGTCCTCATATCTGCTTCTGGTAACAGCAAGGCCCATGAGCCCCTCCCTCACTTACTTAGTGTGTGGGTAGGTATGCAGATGCCACTGCATggcctgtggggggaggggttcataggataactttcaggagtcagctctctcctccttccGCCCTGTGGATTCTGgggtcaaactcaagttgtcaggcttggcagtaattGCTTTTATCTGCCGAGCTATCTCCTAGACCCAGTGTCTTAtcttgtccttccttctttctttcctcctctttctttttcctccatatatatatgtgtgtgtacatatatatgcatgtgtgtacatatatgtgtgtgtacatatatatatatatatttttttttttttttttcttttcttgagaaggctctctctgtgcagccctggctatactggagcttgctatgtagaccaggctggcctccaactcacagagatccacctgcctccgcctcctcagacaaaggtgtgcagcaccatgcctggccttcagACCCGGTGTCTTGTTGATGCTGATTTCTGAAACGTGACCCTATCTAACATCAACCTTTATCTCCAGCTGAGCATGACTCTGAAtttctaatcttcctgcctctactttctgtACCACCATCCCAGTGCTGAAGGTTAAAGCCAGAGTTTCcagcatgctagacaagcattaTATTGCCAGcacaccccctgcccccgcccctgcccccgccctgccctgcccctgcccccgccatttttttttaaaacaagtttgcACTCTTGCAAGTGTGCACCGCCGTTCAGCTGTCATTCTCAAATCACTTTCGTTCGGCTCCTTGAGATAAAGTCTCGCTATGGagccaggatggtcttgaactcactgtccCCCTGccttagctttgttttgtttggttggtttgttggttggttgggtttgggggttttgtttgttttggttttatttttttgtatttttggtggtttttttgggggagggggttgagacatggtctctctgtgtagccttggatgtcctggaatcactctgtagaccaggctggcctcgaactcacagcaatccacctgcctcttcacCACTCAGCTGCTTTAGGTTTTAAACACGGGAATAACAGGCCTGTATCCCTGTGCCCAGCCACAGGAGACTCTTTAAGAAGAAGGCACAAGTCAAGCCCGAGCGTGTAACTGTCATCCCGACACTCAGGAGTTGAAGCAGGAGCAACAGcagttcaaagccaccctctgCTATATAGAGATCCAGTTACGCCTGGACCACACAGGACCCCGATACGAGGAAGAGCTGGCTGAGTGGGTGAGCGCATGCGCTGTGCAATCATGAGGATCCGAGGCTGGatttcccaacacccacataaatgGGTGGATGAGGCCGCATGTGTACCTACTACCCCAGTTCTCTGGGGAATAAAGACAGGGGGATTGCTGGGGCTTCCTGGCCACCAGCCTGGCTCCAGAGCAGGAGATGCCCTGTCTCGAAGGAATATGGCAGAATGATAAACAGCATGCCCTGTAGTCTCTATTATCTTCCATATCTGTACACctgagcacacatgcatatacacaccacacaagtacacaccacacacacacacacatgcacgcacaccacacacacacacacacacacactccgcatacacatacatacacacaagcatagaCTCTGCAAAACCCACTGTCTTTCACACACTTTACAAAGCCATTCAAGTAGGCGGACACGGCTAGGGCCCTGCCCAGGCTCTGGGGAAGCTTTGAGGTAAACTCCCTGGGCTTCCAGGTAACTCCCCAGAGAGATGGAACAACTTGACCTTGGTTCTCACTGCTCCTGGGGGACCCTATTCCCAGGATGGCCTtccctgtagtgagaattttagaATTGGGGGatgtgtttggggttttttttttgtttgtttgttttgtttttgagatggggtttctttgtgtagctagccatggctgtcctggacttgctttgtagaccaggctggcctcaaattcacagagatcggcctgcctctgcctctctgagtgctaggattacaagagtgcaccaccatgcctggcgaattttggtttcttaaaaacatacaaagagagagggggcggaaagagagagagaaatattataagaatgttctttggggggctggagagatggctcagtggttaagagcacctcctgctcttccaaaggtcctgagttcaattcccagcaaccacatggtggctcataaccatctgtaatgtgatatggcgccctcttctggcttgcaggagtacatgcaagcagagcactgtatacacgataataaataaataaatctttaaaaaaaaaaaaaaaaaaagaatgttctttggttttaatcccaggaTGTGTGGCTGCTTTGGACTGCCCGCTTGGTTTTGCAagatgcagatagtttctgcaattgtgtaatgtttggaattctgggaatttttcaggGGGCTATATAAATGCCAGGGCCCCGATAGGTTGTTGGTCACTCAGGAGGTTTGGTTGAGGTTTGTTAGTAGccgtgctcaaagaagaaacaagaagaaagaaactagatTACGGtatctttctctcccctctatttttttttcctctcctatctagagATAGGGGATCGATGAAACCAGGGGCAGGGGATaaaaggtgggaaaaagaagaacccacaaagtagtaaaaGATTGGCTACACTTCCTCCTCTCCTATCGCTCTTTCCTAGGTAGTCTTAAATCCCTCCCAGGAGCAGTGGGGCCTGACTTGAGGGGCTCTACATGGCTTTGGATGGGGCTGGAGTTTATGTACTCCGGTCCCCACCTGAGCTTCAAAATCACCCTGGGAACTGGTCAAGAACACTGGCTTTTGCACTCAGTGCCCCAGAGGCAGATCCAGCAGGCCTTAGGCAGGGGGCCTGACCAAGTGATAGCTTTGGGGTCaccccttcctgctcctccaaGCTCTACCACAGCTCCCTGCCACTCTGGGCCTGGTACTGTGGGCAGAGGTTGTggtaactcctgcaggccaggtGGCCTCACTCCTCAGGTATGCAATTAGCAGCCCCAGAAACAATGCCTAGGTTCTAATGGCTGCCTCTTTCACTGGAGTAACAGCTGAGCCTTGGAACCAGGGGAGGTCACTGTCCTGCCTTCTGGCCTTCCCAAATACCTGCTGGCAGTAGAGGAGCTATGGGTGTGCGGGAAATGCCCCCATCGTGTGTCAAGGGGGGCATGGCTGCTGGCAAGACACCTTAAAATGGCTAGAATGTGGCCAAGCATGGGGATATAGTGGACCATTTCCACATGTGTAGAGCTTGGTCTGCTGGAGACCAGTAAGCAGAGAAACCATTGCCCCTGGTGACAATTTGAGTAATGTCAAGAAAGTCCCGTTCCAGTCACTGGGCATGCTGGTCAGAAGTGATCAGGCTGGTCAGAGCTGGATCCTTGCAGGGTGAGGAGAGGTGTGCCAGGACGTACAGGCATGGCTCATGAGCAGAGAGAGTTTTGGGGTAGGGGAGGAGACGGCACGTGAAGGAAGCCCTTTGGGGCTGTGGTGTGCATTTGTCCCATCTGAAGAGGGATGCTGCGTGGTAAGCTAGAATTTTCCTTGTACCATGGCTGCCATGGCTCTCCCACCCAATACTGAGACCAGGTCCCCTGCTTTATGCACAAAGGATGCTTTGTGCATATAGTGCAGCTGTGTGTGGGATTCCCCATGGCCTTCAAGCTTACATCATAGaattcttctgtttatttatttattgttagttACTGGGAGGGTATGTGTGCCATccattttgtttattgagacaagggACCCTTGAGCTTGCTAATTCAGGTGTGCCAGCTGGCCGTTGAGCCCTtaggatctgtctgtctgtctatctatctatctgtctgtccgtctctacCTCCCCTGCACTGGTAtcacaagcatgtgctgccatAATCAGCtgtgtgtaggtgctgggaattagactcagggccttgtgctcaTAAAGCAAGGTGTTATTGACTAGgccatctccttggcctcctTCAGGCAGATCTTTAGCTCACTGTGGGCAGAGCCTGCTCTAACTAGAGTGGGTCTCTGTTCTCGGTCCGGGCCCTGCCGTGGACTATGGCCACACCCTGGCTCAGAGTTCTTTGACCTGAGAGGTTGGTTTTATCTTCGGCACCTTTAAAGGACCCACACAGGGTGCCCACACCTCACCCCTGACCTGGCCTGGCCCTCAGAATGGGAGCACAGCATTTCCCACCTAGGCCACCCTCTCAGCCACCCACTGTCCCAGTGCCATCAGTCCCAAGCTCTCTGGAGCCTGAATCATACACCTGCACAGGCCTCCGCACCAAGCTATGAGGAAGCTGCAGGGAGAATTCCCTTCTTGGCCTCTGCTGGGGGTGGCATAGGCAAACTGCCTCCTGGGAGTTGTGACCTGAGAGTGCCCTAGGCCTTGAGAGGTCACCCAGAGGCTCCTCCTACACAGTCTCACCTCTGTGGAGGGCAGCAATGGCAACAATTGACTGTATCCATGTGCCAGCTGGTGCCAAGCACTTCagcaattgagccaggagaataaaagttgcttttacatATGGCTCCAAGCCTTTCTAGTGTCTAACCCACACCCATCATGCTACTGAATCAGCCTCCTGCACTGTTGGCTCTCTCCTGAAAGTTTTCTCAAGAACTGGCTAGGAATGGAGATTCTGTATAAACAATATAGAATTTTCTAGGATGACTAGGTTCTTAGCATACTTCGCGTTTTCCAgttcatatactttaaaaattattttagatttgtctattatattttatgcatatgggtgttttgtctgcatatatgtatgtacaccacatatgtgcagtacctgtggaggccagaagagggcattggatcctctggagctgaagttacagacatttgtgaggcaccatgtaggtgctggggacttaACCctggtcctatggaagagcactGAGtgatcctaac from Acomys russatus chromosome 29, mAcoRus1.1, whole genome shotgun sequence encodes the following:
- the LOC127211142 gene encoding fatty acid-binding protein 5-like, with translation MTSIRNLKGKCRLSESHGSAEYRKEVGVGLALRKMGAMAKLDCIITCAGNNIAMKTESTRTLKRTRFSSALGEKSGETTADGREPETVCTFGDGALVVGWHHRKTVGKLKMD